One genomic segment of Sminthopsis crassicaudata isolate SCR6 chromosome 2, ASM4859323v1, whole genome shotgun sequence includes these proteins:
- the CCNG1 gene encoding cyclin-G1, which translates to MIEALVTTEAQKLLHQLNVLLEQESRCQPKVCGLRLIESAHDNGLRMTARLRDFEVKDLLSLTQFFGFDTETFSLAVNLLDRFLSKMKVQPKHLGCVGLSCFYLAVKSTEEERNVPLATDLIRISQYKFTVSDLMRMEKIVLEKVCWKVKATTAFQFLQLYYSLIHENLPFERRKNLSFERLEAQLKACHCRIMFSKAKPSVLALSIIALEIQAQKFIELTEGVECLQKHSKINGRDLTFWQELVAKCLTEYSSNKCSKPNVQKLKWIVSGRTARQLKHSYYKIAHLPTIPETGS; encoded by the exons ATGATAGAAGCACTAGTAACAACTGAAGCTCAGAAACTGCTGCACCAGCTGAATGTTCTGTTGGAACAGGAGTCCAGATGTCAGCCAAAGGTCTGTGGCTTGAGACTAATTGAATCTGCTCATGATAATGGCCTTCGGATGACTGCAAGACTGAGAGACTTCGAAGTGAAAGACCTTCTTAGCCTAACTCAGTTCTTTGGTTTTGACACAGAGACTTTTTCTCTAGCTGTGAATTTACTGGACAGATTTCTATCCAAAATGAAG GTACAGCCCAAACATCTTGGGTGTGTGGGATTAAGTTGCTTCTATCTGGCTGTGAAATCaacagaagaagagagaaatgtcCCATTAGCCACTGATTTGATCCGAATAAGCCAATACAAATTCACAGTTTCTGACCTAATGAGAATGGAAAAGATTGTATTAGAGAAGGTGTGTTGGAAAGTCAAAGCTACTACTGCCTTTCAGTTTCTACAGCTttattattcactcattcatgAAAACTTACCATTTGAAAG gagaaagaacctgAGTTTTGAAAGACTGGAAGCTCAGCTTAAGGCATGCCACTGTAGGATTATGTTTTCTAAAGCAAAG CCATCTGTATTGGCCTTGTCTATAATTGCACTGGAGATTCAAGCACAGAAATTTATAGAATTGACAGAAGGAGTAGAATGTCTTCAGAAACATTCCAAG ATAAATGGCAGAGATCTGACCTTCTGGCAGGAACTTGTAGCAAAGTGCCTAACTGAATATTCATCAAACAAGTGTTCTAAACCAAATGTTCAGAAGTTGAAGTGGATTGTGTCTGGGCGTACTGCACGTCAGTTGAAACATAGTTATTACAAAATCGCTCATCTTCCAACAATCCCTGAAACGGGGTCTTAA
- the NUDCD2 gene encoding nudC domain-containing protein 2, giving the protein MSAPFEERSGVVPCGTPWGQWYQTLEEVFIEVQVPPGTRAQEIQCGLQSRHVELAVRGQEILKGKLFDSTIADEGTWTLEDRKMVRIVLTKTKRDAANCWTSLLETEYAADPWVQDQMQRKLTLERFQKENPGFDFSGAEISGNYSKGGPDFSSLEK; this is encoded by the exons ATGTCTGCCCCGTTTGAGGAGAGAAGTGGTGTGGTGCCTTGTGGGACGCCCTGGGGCCAGTGGTACCAAACCCTAGAGGAGGTGTTCATCGAAGTCCAGGTACCACCGGGCACTCGTGCTCAGGAAATCCAGTGCGGCCTGCAAAGTCGCCATGTGGAGCTAGCTGTGCGGGGCCAGGAGATTCTTAAG GGCAAACTCTTTGATTCTACAATAGCTGATGAGGGAACATGGACATTAG AGGACAGAAAAATGGTTCGAATAGTTCTTACCAAGACAAAGAGAGATGCAGCAAATTGTTGGACCTCTCTCTTAGAAACCGAATATGCAGCTGATCCTTGGGTACAGgaccaaatgcaaaggaaacttACCCTAGAGAGATTTCAAAAAGAA AACCCTGGTTTTGACTTCAGTGGAGCAGAAATATCTGGAAACTACAGTAAAGGTGGACCAGATTTCTCtagtcttgaaaaataa